The segment ATGGAAAACGTGCTCGATTTGATCCGCAATCGGAAGCTCGACTTGTCGCCGTCTGTGTTCGACGTGCTGTTCGCAAGCCTGGACGCTTTGGACGGCATGTTGCAGGACATTATCCGCGGCGGGTCGGGAGAAGCCGACGTGACGGCGCTGGTCGAACGCCTGCAGGCCGTCGCCCGCGGCGAGACGACGCCGTCGTCCGCAGAGCGTCCGTCTGAAACCGTTTCGGAAGCCGAGGAGCCGCCGCTCGACCAGTATCAGCTGACGGTGCTCAGACAAGCGTTGGACACAGGGCACCGCGTGTTTCATGTGGCGGTTACGCTCGACGAAGGATGCGTACTGAAAGCGGCAAGAGCCTATATGATCTTTCAGGTTTTAGAGAATAACGGAGAAATCGTAAGGTCCTTCCCTTCCGCCGAGGATATCGAACGGGAAGCGTTCGACCGGACGATATCGTTTTACTGCATCAATCGATTGCCGCCGAACGAATTGGAGCGTCTTCTGCTCAACATCAGCGAGGTACGCGTCGTCCGCATCGCCGAGATCGACCGGAACCGGCTTGCCGAGCTGGCGCGGGACGCCCAGCAAGGCGTTCAGCTGCCGTCGGTTTCGCCGTCGTCTTCCACGAGTATCGCCGCCGCGAAAGAGGATACGGCTCGTATTCAGCAGGCGGCCGCGGCACCCGGCCCCGAGCGGGCGACGGTCGGCTCTTCCAGTTCCGCCGCCGTCGGCCGGACAATCCGCGTCGACAGCGAAAAACTGGATATTCTCATGAATCTTTTGAGCGAACTTCTGATCGACCGAGTTCGGCTAGAGTCGATCGCATCGGCCGTTCGGCGGCAGGAGCTGACCGAGACAATCGAGCATCTGTCGAGAATTTCGTCGGATTTGCAGGCCATCGTGTTTAAGCTGCGCATGATGCCCGTCGAAACCGTTTTTAACCGGTTTCCGCGCATGGTTCGCGATTTGGCCAGGTCGTTGAACAAAAAAATCGAGCTCGTCGTCACCGGCGCGGACACCGAGCTCGATCGAACCGTCGTCGACGAAATCGGCGACCCGCTTGTGCATCTGTTGCGCAACGCCGTCGACCACGGCATCGAGTCT is part of the Candidatus Reconcilbacillus cellulovorans genome and harbors:
- a CDS encoding chemotaxis protein CheA; the encoded protein is MGSNEEYLSVFIDESREHLQAMNDGMLKLEQTPDDVRIVQEIFRSAHTMKGMSATMGFEDLAKLTHEMENVLDLIRNRKLDLSPSVFDVLFASLDALDGMLQDIIRGGSGEADVTALVERLQAVARGETTPSSAERPSETVSEAEEPPLDQYQLTVLRQALDTGHRVFHVAVTLDEGCVLKAARAYMIFQVLENNGEIVRSFPSAEDIEREAFDRTISFYCINRLPPNELERLLLNISEVRVVRIAEIDRNRLAELARDAQQGVQLPSVSPSSSTSIAAAKEDTARIQQAAAAPGPERATVGSSSSAAVGRTIRVDSEKLDILMNLLSELLIDRVRLESIASAVRRQELTETIEHLSRISSDLQAIVFKLRMMPVETVFNRFPRMVRDLARSLNKKIELVVTGADTELDRTVVDEIGDPLVHLLRNAVDHGIESPDERLAAGKPETGTLALRAYTSGNHVFIEIEDDGRGIRRDKVVETALRNGIITREQAERLSDEEVYQLLFAPGFSTAEKITDISGRGVGLDVVKSKIEALGGKVVVESTLGKGTKFSVQLPLTLSIISAMLVKVGEETYAVPISSLVETMIVSPGQVRNLHGEAIMNYRSGVIPVVSLGRLFDVPGAKDADRDETYAVVIRKGRHQLALLADELLGQQDIVLKPLGKYLTPAFAVSGATILGDGRVALIVDPNALMN